A genomic segment from Luteolibacter ambystomatis encodes:
- a CDS encoding peptidylprolyl isomerase has translation MKAVSPYLVSMMAGLWALGLSDAGLLAAETASKSGEGVVARIGDTEVGEQDIRAALDGLDERERATVAKDPALLNQVVRSMLIQRLVLKQAANEKWEQKPEIAAQLERSRRSTITESYLKSQAEKSGAVPSETELRQAYDGAKDSLFVPKQFQLAQIFIAIPQEGGEDAEAKAKAKLDSVIKSLSHAGSDFSSIARLNSDESNSASKGGEIGWLLEKQIQPEIRAKVATLKKGATTAPLRLLDGWHIVKVMEVKEGYTPPFEEVRAALAEKVRTERVKAATQAYLSQLIQENPVVINEIALSKLAADSKP, from the coding sequence ATGAAAGCCGTGTCTCCTTATCTCGTTTCGATGATGGCCGGGCTTTGGGCGCTCGGTCTTTCGGATGCCGGGCTGCTGGCCGCCGAAACCGCGTCGAAATCCGGAGAAGGAGTAGTCGCCCGGATCGGTGATACTGAGGTGGGCGAACAGGACATCCGGGCTGCTTTGGACGGACTCGATGAACGCGAGCGTGCGACCGTTGCAAAAGATCCGGCCCTGCTGAATCAAGTCGTCCGCTCGATGCTCATCCAGCGCCTGGTGCTCAAACAGGCTGCCAATGAGAAGTGGGAGCAAAAACCGGAAATCGCCGCCCAGCTTGAACGTTCACGCCGCTCCACCATCACCGAGAGCTACTTGAAATCGCAGGCGGAGAAAAGCGGTGCGGTCCCCTCCGAAACGGAACTTCGCCAGGCCTATGACGGAGCGAAGGATTCCTTGTTCGTCCCGAAGCAATTCCAGCTCGCGCAGATCTTCATCGCCATTCCGCAGGAAGGCGGCGAGGACGCGGAGGCAAAGGCGAAAGCAAAGCTCGATAGTGTGATCAAAAGCTTGTCCCACGCCGGATCCGATTTCTCTTCGATCGCCCGTCTGAACAGCGACGAATCAAACAGCGCCTCGAAGGGCGGTGAAATCGGCTGGTTGTTGGAAAAACAAATCCAGCCCGAAATCCGGGCCAAGGTCGCTACCTTGAAAAAGGGCGCGACCACCGCGCCGCTGCGTCTGCTGGATGGCTGGCACATCGTGAAGGTCATGGAGGTGAAGGAAGGCTACACGCCGCCTTTCGAGGAAGTCCGCGCAGCCCTCGCAGAAAAGGTCCGGACCGAACGCGTCAAAGCCGCCACCCAAGCCTACCTTTCCCAGCTCATCCAGGAGAACCCTGTGGTCATCAACGAGATCGCCTTGTCGAAGCTCGCCGCCGACTCGAAGCCATAA
- a CDS encoding putative porin produces MSVRSIPLRLAPLLALALQPAFAEDESLAVPSLDQLPAEGVTPVGDETTETPAGEAARPTDNVTINLIHRLVEKGVLTKDEADTMIRQAEADATRVRAQQRAEIQTAVQQEALAPVQEGEVGVTYVPETVKAQMREEIKHQLLTEARVQNWSAPAATPEWVKRYKVFGDVRVRYEGSFFPGGNDNSGQFPNFNAINTGAPYDTAGTQHSPQYNVDQDRDRFRLRARVGAEIDLDDGFTAGLRLATGENNSPVSPNQSLGAAGNAQGGNFSKYAVWIDRAFLSYHFGEDHCYDVDLQAGRFDNPFFNTDIVWDDDLGFDGFAAKGKFRFNDDIKVFATAGAFPIFNTDFNFSSINPAKFESTDKYIYGGQIGVEWKIAEKLTGKFGVAFYDFDGVKGKLSTPYVPLTSSDAGDTDGLRPSFAQKGNTYMALRNILPDPSNNNGNSNQWQYFGLASPFRELTVTGRLDYDGYEPVRLSLTGEFVKNVAFDKSSVAQFAVNNRGPSGDPQKQGLFEGGDTAWMVNLVVGDAALEKFGDWQTYLGYRYVESDSVVDGLTDSDFGGGGTNLKGFTLGANMALSKAVRIGARWMSADQIAGPTYRNDILQVDLNAKF; encoded by the coding sequence ATGTCCGTCCGTTCCATCCCCCTCCGCCTCGCCCCGCTGCTTGCGCTCGCCCTCCAACCGGCGTTCGCCGAGGACGAGTCGCTCGCGGTGCCGTCGCTCGACCAGCTCCCCGCCGAGGGCGTCACCCCGGTGGGCGATGAAACCACGGAAACTCCCGCAGGTGAGGCGGCCAGGCCGACCGACAACGTCACCATCAACCTGATCCACCGCCTGGTGGAGAAGGGCGTGCTGACCAAGGACGAGGCCGACACCATGATCCGCCAGGCCGAGGCCGACGCCACCCGCGTCCGCGCCCAGCAGCGCGCCGAGATCCAGACCGCGGTGCAGCAGGAGGCGCTCGCGCCGGTGCAGGAGGGCGAGGTCGGCGTCACCTACGTCCCGGAAACGGTCAAGGCGCAGATGCGCGAGGAGATCAAGCACCAGCTGCTCACCGAGGCCCGCGTCCAGAACTGGTCGGCGCCCGCCGCCACCCCGGAATGGGTGAAGCGCTACAAGGTCTTCGGCGACGTCCGCGTGCGCTACGAGGGCAGCTTCTTCCCCGGCGGCAACGACAACAGCGGCCAGTTCCCGAACTTCAACGCCATCAACACCGGCGCGCCCTACGACACCGCCGGCACCCAGCACTCGCCGCAGTACAACGTCGACCAGGACCGCGACCGCTTCCGCCTGCGCGCCCGCGTCGGGGCGGAGATCGATCTGGACGACGGCTTCACCGCCGGGCTGCGTCTCGCCACCGGCGAGAACAACTCGCCGGTCTCGCCCAACCAGAGCCTCGGGGCGGCGGGCAACGCCCAGGGCGGGAACTTCAGCAAGTACGCCGTTTGGATCGACCGCGCCTTCCTCAGCTACCACTTCGGCGAGGACCACTGCTACGACGTCGACCTCCAGGCCGGGCGCTTCGACAACCCGTTCTTCAACACCGACATCGTCTGGGACGACGACCTCGGCTTCGACGGCTTCGCCGCCAAGGGCAAGTTCCGCTTCAACGACGACATCAAGGTCTTCGCCACCGCGGGCGCGTTCCCGATCTTCAACACCGACTTCAACTTCTCGTCGATCAATCCGGCGAAGTTCGAGAGCACCGACAAGTACATCTACGGCGGCCAGATCGGGGTCGAGTGGAAGATCGCCGAGAAGCTCACCGGCAAGTTCGGCGTCGCCTTCTACGACTTCGACGGCGTGAAGGGCAAGCTGTCCACGCCGTACGTGCCGCTGACGTCCTCCGACGCGGGCGACACCGACGGGCTGCGTCCGTCGTTCGCGCAGAAGGGCAACACCTACATGGCGCTGCGCAACATCCTGCCCGATCCGTCGAACAACAACGGCAACAGCAACCAGTGGCAGTACTTCGGGCTGGCCTCGCCGTTCCGCGAGCTGACGGTGACCGGCCGCCTCGACTACGACGGCTACGAGCCGGTGCGCCTGTCTCTGACCGGCGAGTTCGTCAAGAACGTGGCCTTCGACAAATCGTCGGTGGCGCAGTTCGCGGTCAACAACCGCGGGCCGTCGGGGGACCCGCAGAAGCAGGGTCTGTTCGAGGGTGGCGACACCGCGTGGATGGTCAACCTCGTGGTGGGGGACGCGGCGCTGGAGAAGTTCGGCGACTGGCAGACCTACCTCGGCTACCGCTACGTCGAGAGCGACTCGGTGGTCGACGGCCTGACCGACTCGGACTTCGGCGGCGGCGGCACCAACCTCAAGGGCTTCACGCTCGGGGCGAACATGGCGCTCTCCAAGGCGGTGCGCATCGGCGCGCGCTGGATGAGCGCGGACCAGATCGCCGGCCCGACCTACCGCAACGACATCCTGCAGGTCGACCTCAACGCCAAGTTCTGA
- a CDS encoding ExbD/TolR family protein, whose product MQADDGKSYDDINVTPMVDLYLVLLLIFIIMTTAGVKGTKIDLPRGSKSQPKLGGPKTQAITVTPDGKILLNTTPVTLADLESRLGTLKASTPEFPVVVRGDRAVQYQGVMDVLDVLGRLGITQIGLATQAK is encoded by the coding sequence ATGCAAGCCGACGACGGAAAAAGCTACGACGACATCAACGTCACGCCGATGGTGGACCTCTACCTGGTGCTGCTGCTGATCTTCATCATCATGACCACCGCGGGGGTGAAGGGGACGAAGATCGACCTGCCGCGCGGCAGCAAGAGCCAGCCGAAGCTGGGCGGTCCGAAGACCCAGGCGATCACGGTGACGCCGGACGGCAAGATCCTGCTCAACACCACGCCGGTGACCTTGGCGGACCTGGAGAGCCGCCTCGGCACGCTCAAGGCCTCGACGCCCGAGTTCCCGGTGGTCGTCCGCGGCGACCGCGCCGTCCAGTACCAGGGCGTGATGGACGTGCTCGATGTCCTCGGCCGTCTCGGCATCACCCAGATCGGCCTCGCCACGCAGGCGAAGTAA